One window of the Cherax quadricarinatus isolate ZL_2023a chromosome 1, ASM3850222v1, whole genome shotgun sequence genome contains the following:
- the LOC128690611 gene encoding myb-like protein X, translated as MGDKKGFGNKGETEDQKIKNDKKDIGDKVGTRDKGEISDKGAKGNGGTGDKLGTGGTGGTGGKTGTGDKGATDAKRGASNGNNSGIPFVNDAGNKLAGNIDNGNKHGNNGGWQGNTPGNGGYGGDSISNTSVSSPASPPHILLPTTTTTRAAPTPTTTTTTTTSTTSILTTTIRNGDGTSGGTSCCNGGVSGGVPGGNSGVSGGNGGVSGGNGGASGGVFGGNGVINVPITVPSGFSTPPSRPVPGITGTSGATGTSGTTSTSGTRISMSGVGLPLAQVPPGVQVISGPDGEVAVLIPPGVKWKDVKDSIRDKSSRDTWRNIFRATRNLRQQERLRGSPSISVAPVDPALAAPSQVTLAAVQQLISDMPLPRLQQTRRRLQQLLAQARRSQFNMMLKVSGGVLTSPPAGATLLTSTDGTQVVTLPNSLRWMDVKYSFATPQEKSLWKQIFKARDANRRLMQGNLTEIRQSIWLVADQINKMSKGKLKSARRRRVRNQIKRIGNKLLPRWRSGKNRKLIKNRTKTKKNFQKRKQIKNILKRIKKRRRKRIRKNKKGKLNRNLRNNFPREKGDRKKNVTSTGQPSQRIDNDHKNMTHSGNKTANKRLNKSNENKTRRISKRKRNKKKRNNHRIKGKIKNKNKNKKFRKIKKRKNNKNKNRRVNWKNNKKYRKKKKKKKKKRKMIQRKRTKKNDPRNNQVIKNHLTDSRGVDRNVIFPPVLSSTAAVTGATPDSRLRNQNLAKKGKKLNKQRRKRKGKKRKMKKWSKMKKNKRRNEAKTNGSTDRPLKLNNRNVASVTNNRNAKLNYQKATANKNRKNKLKRRKMKKKLRRKYKKKKIDDRGSGVFTLGVPGRLEAGSAGNPIPFPYLPGVQGRAVAGDAGSILSSYLPNSGLPATDLRKNHHQVQVNWLLPKNDLVNQLPSKNDQVNWLFPKKDLVNQPVSKNDQVNWLFPKKDLVNWISPKNSQINWLAPKNDHLNWLSQKNDQYDWLAPRKKHNNKQWKARNSKWRKWNRKKAKKKNQASKKNKANRNKKRNRRNNRDFNTSLLF; from the exons ATGGGTGATAAAAAAGGATTTGGGAACAAAGGAGAAACAGAAGACCAAAAAATAAAGAACGATAAAAAAGACATAGGCGATAAAGTAGGAACGAGAGATAAAGGAGAAATAAGTGATAAAGGAGCCAAAGGGAATGGAGGAACGGGAGATAAATTAGGAACTGGTGGCACGGGAGGAACGGGAGGTAAAACAGGAACGGGAGATAAAGGGGCAACGGATGCTAAACGAGGAGCAAGCAACGGGAATAACTCTGGCATCCCTTTTGTAAACGATGCTGGAAATAAATTAGCTGGGAATATTGATAATGGGAATAAACATGGTAATAATGGTGGGTGGCAGGGAAACACACCTGGGAATGGCGGGTATGGTGGAGATAGTATCTCCAACACTTCTGTGTCGTCTCCAGCATCTCCACCACACATTCTCttacccaccacaacaacaacaagagcagcaccaacacccaccaccaccacgaccaccactaccagcactaccagcatcctcactaccaccatcaggaaTGGTGATGGTACTTCCGGAGGTACTTCCTGCTGCAATGGTGGTGTTTCCGGTGGCGTTCCCGGTGGGAATAGTGGGGTTTCCGGTGGGAATGGTGGGGTTTCCGGTGGGAATGGTGGGGCTTCCGGTGGTGTTTTCGGCGGTAATGGTGTTATCAACGTTCCCATCACAGTGCCTAGCGGCTTCAGCACCCCACCTTCGCGCCCCGTCCCAGGGATCACGGGTACCTCAGGGGCCACTGGGACTTCAGGGACCACGAGCACCTCAGGGACCAGGATCAGCATGAGTGGAGTAGGGCTGCCCCTGGCCCAGGTCCCACCTGGCGTACAGGTCATCTCTGGACCCGACGGAGAGGTCGCTGTCTTG ATCCCGCCTGGAGTCAAATGGAAGGACGTGAAGGACTCCATCAGGGACAAGAGTTCTCGTGACACGTGGCGAAACATCTTCAGGGCGACTAGAAACCTTCGCCAACAGGAGAGACTACGAGGTTCTCCCAGTATCAGCGTGGCACCTGTGGACCCGGCACTGGCGGCACCGTCCCAGGTGACGCTAGCGGCAGTCCAGCAGCTCATCAGTGACATGCCTCTCCCTCGCCTTCAGCAGACTCGCAGACGCCTGCAGCAGCTGCTGGCGCAGGCCCGCAGGAGTCAATTCAACATGATGCTGAAGGTGAGTGGGGGAGTGCTGACATCTCCTCCGGCAGGAGCCACGCTTCTCACATCTACTGACGGTACTCAGGTGGTTACTCTCCCCAACTCACTCAGGTGGATGGATGTGAAGTACTCCTTCGCCACCCCTCAGGAGAAAAGCCTCTGGAAGCAGATCTTTAAGGCCCGTGACGCCAACAGGAGACTAATGCAAGGAAACCTAACGGAGATCAGGCAGAGCATCTGGCTCGTCGCTGACCAAATCAACAAGATGTCAAAAGGAAAACTCAAGTCAGCTAGAAGAAGACGTGTAAGAAACCAAATAAAGAGAATCGGAAATAAGTTGCTCCCTAGGTGGAGAAGCGGAAAGAATAGAAAATTAATTAAGAATCGAACGAAAACGAAGAAAAACTTCCAGAAACGTAAGCAAATTAAAAACATACTTAAAAGGATAAAgaaaagaagaaggaagagaataCGAAAGAATAAGAAGGGTAAATTAAATAGAAATTTAAGAAATAATTTCCCCAGGGAAAAGGGAGACAGGAAAAAGAATGTGACCAGTACTGGGCAACCATCACAAAGAATAGATAATGatcacaagaacatgacacatTCTGGAAATAAAACTGCTAATAAAAGACTGAATAAGAGCAATGAAAATAAGACCCGGAGGATCAGCAAGAGAAAGAGAAACAAGAAAAAGAGAAATAATCATAGGATAAAAGGTAAgatcaaaaataaaaataaaaataagaagtTTAGGAAGATCAAGAAGAggaaaaacaataaaaataagaACAGAAGAGTCAACTGGAAAAACAACAAGAAATacagaaagaagaagaagaagaagaagaagaaacgtaAGATGATACAACGAAAGAGAACGAAGAAGAACGATCCTAGAAACAATCAAGTCATCAAGAATCACTTAACAGACAGCAGAGGTGTGGATAGAAATGTCATTTTTCCTCCAGTAttgtcatcaacagcagcagtcactggAGCGACACCAGACTCCAGACTCAGAAACCAAAATCTAGCGAAGAAAGGTAAAAAACTAAATaaacagaggaggaagagaaaggggaagAAAAGGAAAATGAAGAAGTGGAGCAAGATGAAGAAAAATAAACGTAGAAATGAAGCCAAAACAAACGGATCAACAGACAGACCGTTAAAACTAAACAACAGAAACGTTGCTTCTGTAACTAACAACAGAAACGCCAAACTAAATTACCAAAAGGCCACAGCAAATAAAAATAGAAAGAACAAGCTTAAGAGGAGGAAAATGAAGAAAAAATTGCGAAGAAAGTATAAGAAGAAGAAGATTGACGACCGTGGCAGCGGTGTGTTTACACTTGGGGTTCCAGGAAGGCTGGAAGCAGGGAGTGCTGGAAATCCCATACCCTTCCCCTACCTCCCTGGTGTTCAGGGAAGAGCGGTGGCAGGGGACGCTGGAAGCATCTTATCCTCTTACCTCCCTAACTCTGGTCTCCCTGCGACTGACCTTAGGAAAAATCACCATCAAGTACAAGTTAACTGGCTCCTTCCTAAGAATGACCTTGTTAACCAACTCCCTTCTAAGAATGACCAGGTTAACTGGCTCTTCCCTAAGAAAGACCTGGTTAACCAACCCGTTTCTAAGAATGACCAGGTTAACTGGCTCTTCCCTAAGAAAGATCTGGTTAACTGGATCTCCCCTAAGAATAGTCAGATTAACTGGCTCGCTCCTAAGAATGACCATCTTAACTGGCTCTCCCAGAAGAATGATCAGTATGACTGGCTCGCCCCCAGGAAGAAACACAATAATAAACAGTGGAAGGCTAGAAATAGCAAATGGAGAAAATGGAACAGGAAGAAGGCGAAAAAGAAAAATCAGGCCAGTAAGAAAAATAAGGCAAATAGAAACAAGAAGAGAAACAGAAGAAATAACAGGGACTTTAATACCTCTCTCTTGTTTTGA